A DNA window from Streptomyces sp. CA-278952 contains the following coding sequences:
- a CDS encoding VOC family protein gives MAAFAHSAPCWADVQLSDLEAGKRFYGGLFGWTFRAGDGMPFADALSDGRLVAALAAKKDGRMPTAWGVYFATDDIRATVAAIREHGGQIITDPVRAGRAGIVAQAADPGGAVFGLWQPEERAGFEKQNEPASFCWTEVYTRQPDKVDPFYEKVFGFHGTDLDEAGHDISGDSEALVDFRMWSPEAAEPGPDTAVGGRSVITDAFPAEMPSYFLVYFAVADCDAAAELAVQLGGRVTQPPFDIPSGRMTVLHDDQGAAFAVLEPAEPRP, from the coding sequence ATGGCCGCATTCGCGCATTCCGCGCCGTGCTGGGCGGACGTGCAGCTCTCCGACCTCGAAGCGGGCAAGCGCTTCTACGGTGGGCTCTTCGGCTGGACCTTCCGGGCCGGCGACGGCATGCCCTTCGCGGACGCGCTCAGCGACGGCCGCCTCGTCGCCGCCCTCGCCGCGAAGAAGGACGGCCGGATGCCCACGGCCTGGGGCGTCTACTTCGCCACCGACGACATCCGGGCCACCGTCGCCGCGATCCGCGAGCACGGCGGCCAGATCATCACCGACCCCGTACGGGCGGGGCGCGCCGGAATCGTGGCGCAGGCGGCCGACCCCGGGGGCGCCGTCTTCGGACTCTGGCAGCCGGAGGAGCGCGCGGGCTTCGAGAAACAGAACGAACCCGCCTCCTTCTGCTGGACCGAGGTCTACACCCGGCAACCGGACAAGGTGGACCCCTTCTACGAGAAGGTCTTCGGCTTCCACGGCACCGACCTGGACGAGGCGGGCCACGACATCTCCGGCGACTCCGAGGCGCTGGTCGACTTCCGGATGTGGTCCCCCGAGGCCGCCGAACCCGGCCCGGACACCGCTGTCGGCGGCCGCAGCGTCATCACGGACGCGTTCCCGGCCGAGATGCCGAGCTACTTCCTCGTCTACTTCGCCGTCGCCGACTGCGACGCCGCCGCCGAACTCGCCGTACAGCTCGGTGGCCGGGTGACCCAGCCACCCTTCGACATCCCCTCCGGGCGGATGACCGTGCTGCACGACGACCAGGGGGCCGCCTTCGCCGTGCTGGAGCCCGCCGAGCCGCGTCCGTAA
- a CDS encoding TetR family transcriptional regulator, whose amino-acid sequence MTGQVRTVDGRVAGRRGQATRQKLLDCLSEMLSSSPYRDVKVIDVARKAGTSPATFYQYFPDVEGAVLEIAEEVAKEGAGLTELVAGRSWVGKAGWTTAEQLVEGFLDFWRHNDAILRVIDLGAAEGDKRFYKIRMKILNSVTNSLTDSVKELQSKGKIDKDVSPAAMAGSLVAMLAAVASHQKGFTTWGVKQAELRPNLALLVHLGITGKKPTK is encoded by the coding sequence ATGACAGGACAAGTACGTACCGTCGACGGCCGCGTGGCCGGTCGACGCGGTCAGGCGACGCGGCAGAAGCTGCTCGACTGCCTCAGCGAGATGCTCAGCTCCTCGCCGTACCGGGACGTCAAAGTCATCGACGTCGCCCGGAAGGCCGGGACTTCACCCGCGACTTTCTACCAGTACTTCCCCGACGTGGAGGGCGCCGTCCTCGAAATCGCCGAGGAGGTGGCCAAGGAGGGCGCCGGACTGACCGAACTGGTCGCCGGACGCTCCTGGGTCGGCAAGGCCGGCTGGACCACCGCCGAGCAACTCGTCGAGGGATTCCTCGATTTCTGGCGGCACAACGACGCGATCCTCCGCGTGATCGACCTCGGAGCGGCCGAGGGGGACAAGCGGTTCTACAAGATCCGTATGAAGATCCTGAACTCGGTCACCAACTCCCTCACGGATTCCGTGAAGGAGCTCCAGAGCAAGGGCAAGATCGACAAGGACGTCAGTCCGGCGGCGATGGCGGGCTCCCTGGTGGCGATGCTGGCCGCGGTCGCCTCGCACCAGAAGGGTTTCACCACCTGGGGTGTGAAGCAGGCCGAACTGCGGCCCAATCTCGCCCTGTTGGTGCATCTCGGCATCACCGGCAAGAAGCCGACGAAGTAA
- a CDS encoding nitroreductase/quinone reductase family protein, translating into MTATRGVRLIQKVSSTRAFGRIAPHVVPALDRAVHRLTRGKVLLSARMLPGLVLTVPGARTGRPRTTPLACMPEGEVEGSWILVGSNFGRPGHPAWTVNLLARGGEAVVNWRGRDIPVRASLLEGEERERVWEAALAFWPPYAAYQRRLERQIRLFRLERR; encoded by the coding sequence ATGACCGCCACCCGTGGAGTGCGTCTGATCCAGAAGGTCTCCTCGACCCGCGCCTTCGGACGGATCGCCCCGCACGTGGTCCCCGCCCTGGACCGGGCCGTGCACCGGCTCACCCGGGGAAAGGTGCTGCTCAGCGCCCGGATGCTGCCGGGGCTCGTCCTCACGGTGCCGGGGGCGCGCACGGGTCGGCCGAGGACCACGCCGCTGGCCTGCATGCCGGAGGGCGAGGTGGAGGGCAGCTGGATCCTGGTCGGCAGCAACTTCGGGCGCCCGGGTCACCCGGCCTGGACCGTGAATCTGCTGGCCCGCGGGGGTGAGGCCGTCGTCAACTGGCGCGGCCGGGACATCCCGGTGCGCGCGAGCCTGCTGGAGGGCGAGGAGCGGGAGCGGGTGTGGGAGGCCGCACTCGCGTTCTGGCCGCCGTACGCGGCGTACCAGCGGCGGCTGGAGCGGCAGATCCGGCTGTTCCGGCTGGAGAGGCGGTAG
- a CDS encoding acyl-CoA dehydrogenase family protein, whose translation MDAAFTAEQHEIRRTLRELLTRSAGPDAIPAALRTAEGYDPLLWHRLAGDLGLPGLAVPEEYGGAGCTATELALACEETGRALLPTPLLATAALAAPLIAALGTPDQRTALLPRIAGGTLTAALAVPGGSLATALGLTGDNADGVWAGGGRAGGIQARGPGEGGSRRLYGEADRVLDGHSAGLLLVAAHAGGYPRSRTLLFLVDAGAAGLARTRLTALDETRPLARVELRDTPAELLGADDTADAAAALAAAGRTAAAILAAEAVGTAASALERTVEYVKAREQFGRAVGSFQAVKHRLADLYVRVEAARSAAYHAARDPEAGPLALAQALEAARITTGEAVQLHGGIGFTWEHEAHRYLKRAAGDELLFGPVHRLRDHAARRAGLFGPDRMTLAAAPGAGVR comes from the coding sequence ATGGACGCCGCCTTCACCGCGGAACAGCACGAGATCCGCCGCACCCTGCGCGAACTGCTCACCCGGAGCGCCGGCCCCGACGCGATCCCCGCCGCCCTCCGCACCGCCGAGGGCTACGACCCGCTCCTGTGGCACAGGCTCGCCGGAGACCTCGGGCTGCCGGGGCTCGCCGTCCCGGAGGAGTACGGCGGGGCCGGGTGCACGGCCACCGAGCTGGCCCTCGCCTGCGAGGAGACCGGGCGCGCGCTGCTGCCCACACCGCTGCTCGCCACCGCCGCCCTCGCCGCACCTCTGATCGCCGCTCTCGGCACCCCGGACCAGCGGACCGCCCTGCTGCCCCGGATCGCCGGGGGAACCCTGACCGCAGCCCTCGCCGTCCCCGGCGGCTCGCTCGCCACCGCCCTCGGCCTCACCGGGGACAACGCCGACGGGGTCTGGGCGGGCGGCGGCCGGGCCGGCGGCATCCAGGCCCGCGGGCCCGGGGAGGGCGGGAGCCGGCGGCTCTACGGGGAGGCGGACCGGGTCCTGGACGGGCACAGCGCGGGACTGCTCCTGGTCGCCGCCCACGCCGGGGGCTACCCGCGCAGCCGTACGCTCCTGTTCCTGGTCGACGCCGGAGCGGCGGGGCTGGCACGCACCCGGCTCACCGCGCTCGACGAGACCCGCCCGCTGGCCCGCGTCGAGCTGCGCGACACCCCGGCCGAGCTCCTCGGTGCGGACGACACCGCCGACGCGGCCGCCGCGCTCGCCGCCGCCGGACGCACGGCCGCCGCGATCCTCGCCGCCGAGGCGGTCGGGACGGCGGCGAGCGCCCTGGAGCGCACCGTGGAGTACGTGAAGGCGCGCGAACAGTTCGGCAGGGCCGTCGGTTCGTTCCAGGCCGTCAAACACCGCCTCGCCGACCTGTACGTACGCGTCGAGGCGGCCCGCTCCGCCGCGTACCACGCCGCCCGGGACCCGGAGGCCGGGCCCCTCGCGCTGGCCCAGGCCCTGGAGGCGGCCCGGATCACCACCGGTGAGGCCGTCCAGCTGCACGGCGGCATCGGTTTCACCTGGGAGCACGAGGCGCACCGGTATCTGAAGCGGGCGGCGGGCGACGAACTGCTCTTCGGCCCGGTCCACCGGCTGCGCGACCACGCGGCGCGGCGGGCCGGGCTCTTCGGGCCCGACCGGATGACGCTCGCCGCTGCACCCGGGGCGGGCGTCCGATGA
- a CDS encoding thiolase C-terminal domain-containing protein: MALADCGRVDDATPYALHAQAARRALADSGLDRSVVDGFASAGLGTLAPVEVAEYLGLRPTWVDSTAVGGATWEVMAAHAADAIAAGRARAVLLVYGSTARADIKAGRRTSNLSFGARGPSQFEVPYGHSLIAKYAMAARRHMHEYGTTPAQLAEVAVTARANAAANPEAMFRDPITVDDVLSGPMIADPFTKLHCCIRSDGGCAVLLAAEEYVPDTAKEPVWILGAGERVSHSTMSEWEDFTVSPAAVSGRLAFERAGVRPADIDLAEIYDAFTYMTLVTLEDLGFCTKGEGGAFVEKGRTGLRGDLPVNTDGGGLSACHPGMRGLFLLVEAVRQLRGEAGERQVRKAGGRLPELAVASGTGGWFCSSGTVVLGRG; the protein is encoded by the coding sequence GTGGCGCTCGCGGACTGCGGCCGGGTCGACGACGCCACTCCGTACGCCCTGCACGCCCAGGCCGCCCGCCGCGCCCTCGCCGACTCCGGACTCGACCGCTCGGTCGTCGACGGCTTCGCCTCGGCGGGGCTCGGGACGCTCGCCCCGGTGGAGGTCGCCGAGTATCTGGGGCTACGGCCCACCTGGGTCGACTCCACGGCGGTGGGCGGTGCCACCTGGGAGGTGATGGCCGCCCACGCGGCGGACGCCATCGCCGCGGGCCGGGCCCGTGCCGTGCTCCTGGTGTACGGATCGACGGCCCGGGCCGATATCAAGGCGGGCCGCCGCACGTCGAACCTGTCGTTCGGGGCGCGGGGGCCGTCGCAGTTCGAAGTACCGTACGGGCACTCGCTGATCGCCAAGTACGCGATGGCCGCCCGCCGCCACATGCACGAGTACGGCACGACGCCGGCCCAGCTCGCCGAGGTGGCGGTGACGGCACGGGCGAACGCGGCGGCGAACCCGGAGGCGATGTTCCGGGACCCGATCACGGTCGACGACGTCCTCTCCGGCCCGATGATCGCGGACCCGTTCACCAAGCTGCACTGCTGCATCCGCAGCGACGGGGGCTGCGCGGTGCTGCTGGCCGCCGAGGAGTACGTACCCGACACGGCGAAAGAACCCGTCTGGATCCTGGGAGCCGGGGAGCGCGTCTCGCACTCCACGATGTCCGAGTGGGAGGACTTCACGGTCTCGCCCGCCGCCGTCTCCGGCCGCCTGGCCTTCGAACGGGCCGGGGTGCGGCCCGCCGACATCGACCTGGCCGAGATCTACGACGCGTTCACGTACATGACGCTGGTGACCCTGGAGGACCTGGGCTTCTGCACGAAGGGCGAGGGCGGCGCGTTCGTCGAGAAGGGCCGCACCGGTCTGCGCGGCGACCTCCCGGTGAACACGGACGGCGGCGGCCTGTCCGCCTGCCACCCCGGGATGCGAGGGCTGTTCCTGCTGGTGGAGGCGGTACGGCAACTACGCGGCGAGGCCGGCGAACGCCAGGTGCGCAAGGCCGGGGGCCGCCTCCCGGAGCTGGCGGTGGCGTCGGGGACGGGCGGCTGGTTCTGCTCGTCGGGGACGGTGGTGCTGGGGCGGGGGTGA
- a CDS encoding pyridoxine/pyridoxamine 5'-phosphate oxidase: MSEADSPSPHHFRDLLHAQRVWDTELPSFDPASAPSAPTPLFHAWFAEAVAAGQPEPHAMSLATADAEGLSDVRTLLLHEADERGFHFATHATSAKGHQLAARPHAALGFYWPAQGRQVRVRGPVVRCTPAESHADLHARSTGALAAALTGAQSEVVGSVSELHRTADAAWDRARAEPDTEAPTWTRYVVEPAEVEFFQGDARRRHIRLRYRRPTGGSWTRELLWP; encoded by the coding sequence ATGAGCGAAGCCGACTCCCCTTCCCCGCACCACTTCCGCGACCTCCTGCACGCCCAGCGCGTCTGGGACACCGAGCTGCCGTCCTTCGATCCGGCGTCCGCCCCGTCCGCCCCGACTCCTCTCTTCCACGCCTGGTTCGCCGAGGCCGTCGCGGCGGGGCAGCCGGAGCCGCACGCGATGTCGCTGGCCACTGCCGACGCCGAGGGCCTCTCCGACGTACGCACGCTGCTCCTCCACGAGGCCGACGAGCGCGGCTTCCACTTCGCCACCCACGCCACCAGCGCCAAGGGGCACCAGCTCGCCGCCCGCCCGCACGCCGCCCTCGGCTTCTACTGGCCCGCGCAAGGTCGGCAGGTACGGGTCCGGGGCCCCGTCGTCCGCTGCACGCCCGCCGAGAGCCACGCCGACCTGCACGCGCGGTCCACCGGGGCGCTCGCCGCCGCGCTGACCGGCGCGCAGAGCGAGGTCGTGGGCTCCGTGTCGGAGCTGCACCGGACGGCGGACGCGGCCTGGGACCGGGCACGGGCGGAGCCGGACACGGAAGCTCCGACCTGGACCCGGTACGTGGTCGAGCCGGCCGAGGTCGAGTTCTTCCAGGGCGACGCCCGACGCCGCCACATCCGGCTGCGCTACCGGCGCCCGACAGGCGGCTCCTGGACGCGCGAGCTGCTCTGGCCGTGA
- the htpX gene encoding zinc metalloprotease HtpX produces the protein MPRARSRYAPDRGLTGRMVTTMFLIGLLYVVFVGVLLAALRGSWPIILVITGGLFIAQFWFSDRIAAYGMGAREVTPEQAPELHGTIDRICALADMPKPKVAIAESDVPNAFATGRSEKTALVCATTGLLRRLEPEELEGVLAHEMSHVAHRDVAVMTIASFLGVLAGIITRIALWGGFARSRPGNDPAGILLLLIPLISAVVYAISFLLTRLLSRYRELSADRAAALLTGRPSALASALTKVSGQMARIPTEDLRKAEPYNAFYFMPAFSAKESLGRLFSSHPTLEQRLDQLSRISADLSR, from the coding sequence ATGCCACGAGCCCGTTCGCGCTACGCCCCCGACCGGGGGCTGACCGGTCGCATGGTCACCACCATGTTCCTGATCGGTCTGCTCTACGTCGTCTTCGTGGGCGTGCTGCTCGCGGCCCTGCGGGGCTCCTGGCCGATCATCCTGGTCATCACGGGCGGCCTGTTCATCGCCCAGTTCTGGTTCAGCGACCGCATCGCCGCGTACGGCATGGGGGCCCGCGAGGTCACCCCCGAGCAGGCCCCCGAGCTGCACGGAACCATCGACCGGATCTGCGCGCTGGCGGACATGCCGAAGCCCAAGGTGGCCATCGCCGAGAGCGACGTACCGAACGCGTTCGCCACCGGCCGGAGCGAGAAGACGGCCCTGGTCTGCGCGACGACGGGGCTGCTGCGCAGACTGGAGCCGGAGGAGCTGGAGGGCGTCCTCGCCCACGAGATGTCGCACGTCGCGCACCGGGACGTGGCCGTCATGACGATCGCCTCGTTCCTCGGGGTGCTGGCGGGCATCATCACCCGTATCGCCCTGTGGGGCGGGTTCGCCCGCAGCAGGCCCGGCAACGACCCCGCGGGCATCCTCCTGCTGCTGATCCCGCTGATCAGCGCCGTCGTGTACGCGATCAGCTTCCTGCTGACCCGGCTGCTCTCCCGCTACCGCGAGCTGTCCGCCGACCGGGCCGCCGCCCTGCTCACCGGCCGGCCCTCCGCGCTCGCCTCCGCCCTGACGAAGGTCAGCGGGCAGATGGCCCGCATCCCGACGGAGGACCTGCGGAAGGCGGAGCCGTACAACGCGTTCTACTTCATGCCGGCGTTCTCCGCGAAGGAGTCCCTGGGCCGGCTGTTCTCGTCCCACCCGACGCTGGAGCAGCGCCTGGACCAGCTGTCCCGCATCTCCGCCGACCTGTCCCGTTGA
- the pspAB gene encoding PspA-associated protein PspAB — MGLLDVILGRSKPVRPDLDQLFAVPSAALTLQAGAGLAPTGLGSVCFAGVEGGGFARLQEDVRELLDADTERGGIPVEFSRDAYGYTWLLARHPADDSAALVNDLHAVNTLLQDGGFGPHLLCSLIGFRDGEGAGSRSLALVYLYKRGTFYPFAPLPGGAEKRDNQLELQVRGALGDDLRVEKDLSRWFPVWGAPGM; from the coding sequence GTGGGCCTGCTCGACGTGATCCTCGGCCGGAGCAAACCCGTCCGCCCCGACCTCGACCAGCTCTTCGCCGTCCCCTCGGCCGCCCTCACCCTCCAGGCCGGCGCCGGCCTCGCCCCGACCGGCCTGGGCTCGGTGTGCTTCGCGGGCGTGGAGGGCGGTGGCTTCGCCCGGCTCCAGGAGGACGTACGCGAACTGCTGGACGCGGACACGGAGCGCGGCGGCATCCCGGTGGAGTTCAGCCGGGACGCGTACGGCTACACCTGGCTGCTCGCCCGCCACCCGGCGGACGACTCCGCCGCCCTGGTCAACGACCTGCACGCGGTGAACACGCTGCTCCAGGACGGCGGCTTCGGCCCGCACCTGCTCTGCTCGCTGATCGGTTTCCGGGACGGGGAGGGCGCGGGGAGCCGGTCGCTGGCGCTGGTCTACCTCTACAAGCGCGGCACGTTCTATCCGTTCGCCCCGCTGCCCGGCGGTGCCGAGAAGCGGGACAACCAGCTGGAGCTCCAGGTGCGGGGCGCCCTCGGGGACGACCTCCGGGTGGAGAAGGACCTGTCCCGGTGGTTCCCGGTGTGGGGCGCGCCGGGCATGTGA
- a CDS encoding type II toxin-antitoxin system PemK/MazF family toxin, translated as MGNALTPIRGRVYMADIGSGRKPWLVVSNNARNRALQDCLAVRLTTSTKPELPTIIELGSADPLVGRVLCDDVALLYRTDFEEDRGALSPQTMMKVSAGLRAALAL; from the coding sequence GTGGGCAATGCACTCACCCCCATCCGGGGACGGGTCTACATGGCTGACATCGGCAGTGGGCGCAAACCGTGGCTCGTCGTCTCCAACAACGCTCGCAACCGAGCATTGCAGGACTGCCTGGCGGTCCGGCTCACCACCAGCACGAAACCCGAGTTGCCGACCATCATCGAGCTCGGGTCGGCGGACCCACTCGTGGGACGCGTGCTCTGCGACGACGTAGCCCTGCTGTACCGCACAGACTTCGAGGAGGACCGCGGCGCGCTGTCCCCGCAGACCATGATGAAGGTCTCGGCAGGACTGCGCGCCGCACTCGCGCTGTAG
- a CDS encoding DUF397 domain-containing protein produces MSHGPGLTWFKSSYSGNTGEACIEVAYDWRKSSYSNNEGGACVEVATCPHTVHVRDSKVTDGPTFAVAPAAWNAFLSHATTVNG; encoded by the coding sequence GTGAGCCACGGACCCGGACTGACCTGGTTCAAGTCCAGCTACAGCGGCAATACGGGCGAAGCCTGCATCGAAGTCGCCTACGACTGGCGCAAGTCCAGTTACAGCAACAACGAAGGCGGCGCCTGCGTCGAGGTCGCCACCTGCCCCCACACCGTCCACGTCCGCGACTCCAAGGTCACCGACGGGCCCACCTTCGCCGTCGCCCCGGCTGCCTGGAACGCGTTCCTGAGCCACGCCACCACCGTCAACGGCTGA
- a CDS encoding Zn-ribbon domain-containing OB-fold protein, with amino-acid sequence MTPQRAGAPRFDLPEPDAFTRPYWDAAAEGHLLLRRCGGCGRAHHYPREFCPYCWSEDVGWERASGEATLYTWSVVHRNDLPPFGSRVPYVAAVVDLAEGPRMMTEIVECAHDGLRIGMGLTVTFRGAGEGENGEAVAVFRPRG; translated from the coding sequence GTGACCCCGCAGCGCGCGGGGGCCCCGCGCTTCGACCTCCCCGAGCCGGACGCCTTCACTCGCCCCTACTGGGACGCGGCGGCGGAGGGGCACCTGCTCCTGCGCCGCTGCGGCGGGTGCGGCCGGGCCCACCACTACCCGCGGGAGTTCTGCCCGTACTGCTGGAGCGAGGACGTCGGGTGGGAGCGCGCGAGCGGGGAGGCGACCCTGTACACCTGGTCCGTCGTCCACCGCAACGACCTGCCGCCCTTCGGCTCCCGCGTCCCGTACGTCGCGGCCGTCGTCGACCTCGCCGAGGGGCCCCGGATGATGACGGAGATCGTGGAGTGCGCGCACGACGGCCTCCGGATCGGGATGGGGCTGACGGTCACGTTCCGGGGTGCCGGGGAGGGCGAGAACGGCGAGGCGGTGGCGGTGTTCCGGCCCCGGGGCTGA
- a CDS encoding DoxX family protein yields the protein MQTIWLSGAEWLAVLRIGLGLWWLESWRHKDKKGWFERGTGIAWAAEVAGKHRWGVVRTGFRRVVEPRPKAMAYIVVYAELALGLGLVAGFLTPVALVAGLLLNLLYLVLMIHDWAEQGQNAMMALISLVALFAMAWQTWSLDAALGLFP from the coding sequence ATGCAGACGATCTGGCTCAGCGGCGCGGAATGGCTCGCCGTCCTGCGCATAGGCCTCGGCCTGTGGTGGCTGGAGAGCTGGCGGCACAAGGACAAGAAGGGCTGGTTCGAGCGCGGCACGGGCATCGCCTGGGCGGCGGAGGTCGCGGGCAAGCACCGCTGGGGCGTGGTGCGCACGGGCTTCCGGCGGGTCGTCGAACCGCGCCCGAAGGCGATGGCGTACATCGTCGTCTACGCGGAACTGGCTCTCGGTCTCGGCCTGGTGGCGGGGTTCCTGACCCCGGTCGCCCTCGTTGCCGGCCTGCTCCTCAACCTGCTCTACCTGGTCCTGATGATCCACGACTGGGCCGAGCAGGGACAGAACGCGATGATGGCGCTGATCTCGCTGGTGGCCCTGTTCGCGATGGCCTGGCAGACCTGGTCCCTGGACGCCGCCCTCGGACTGTTCCCGTGA
- a CDS encoding NAD(P)/FAD-dependent oxidoreductase, with the protein MLVLLDHPVPTSVEPLLNGAHVLHRPALGARPGALRGRELARTRPDVLLTRSLPAAAETAAWGAAAGERPLVVVLLDRAAGPGGPRRSAARVHRPSARRLPGAGPAGSRLRVTACPSAGAAEPPADLYARALATAERRFLAERVGPVLAGRLGAVRQEAASVVLVGAGVVNLLTGLRLLRAGHRVSFYDSGPDPRSDAPWTSFGCSRGGGDARMFTLTEADGYFGSPGGGPPPFTQPVKDQGWGLADLARLGPAEAAWAEDNARVPDWLARSFTEDVLGYNLASDRLWRELRHDAPELFHGVGLREGILRVYSDQDVLEAHVERQHSLTDRRFEILSADRISARHPALAAAHRAGAFVGGIEVNGFTVQVHRFLGAVADAAERAGAVFHWGRPVDALVPGEGGAPDAISCRDGETVRADHYVLSTGAYGEALLRGTASAGLIHGMVGAWLTLPDPGRGLRNSLKITRSGHTAADANVTVTEGPDGRSFLTVGSGYGWTGADPDNVDPTQLEALYAAVEDTASSFFPDAFDAARRSGLLERSRRYCVRPWTASSLPVFETARTAGGGLLLITGGHNTGGFAQAPVTAEAVASALRGESHPMHIDYHPNRLRMFYGQKDARLPA; encoded by the coding sequence TTGCTGGTTCTGCTGGATCATCCAGTGCCGACCTCCGTCGAGCCGCTGCTGAACGGCGCCCACGTACTGCACCGCCCCGCACTGGGGGCTCGGCCGGGTGCCCTCCGCGGCCGGGAACTGGCTCGGACCCGGCCGGACGTCCTGCTCACCCGGTCCCTGCCCGCGGCCGCCGAGACGGCCGCCTGGGGTGCGGCGGCGGGAGAGCGTCCTCTCGTCGTGGTCCTCCTGGACCGGGCGGCCGGGCCGGGCGGTCCACGCAGGAGCGCCGCGCGCGTCCACCGCCCGTCCGCCCGCCGATTACCCGGGGCCGGACCGGCCGGATCCCGATTACGCGTGACCGCGTGCCCGTCGGCCGGGGCGGCCGAGCCCCCGGCGGACCTCTACGCACGGGCGCTCGCCACGGCCGAACGCCGTTTTCTGGCCGAGCGGGTCGGCCCGGTGCTCGCCGGGCGCCTCGGCGCCGTCCGGCAAGAAGCGGCCTCGGTCGTCCTGGTGGGCGCCGGCGTGGTGAACCTGCTGACCGGACTGCGGCTGCTCCGGGCCGGCCACCGCGTGAGCTTCTACGACAGCGGCCCCGACCCCCGGTCCGACGCGCCGTGGACGTCCTTCGGATGCAGCAGGGGCGGCGGCGACGCCCGGATGTTCACGCTCACCGAGGCCGACGGCTATTTCGGGAGCCCCGGGGGCGGGCCCCCGCCCTTCACCCAGCCGGTGAAGGACCAGGGCTGGGGCCTGGCCGACCTGGCCCGCCTCGGGCCGGCGGAGGCGGCCTGGGCCGAGGACAACGCCCGGGTGCCCGACTGGCTGGCCCGGTCCTTCACCGAGGACGTCCTGGGCTACAACCTCGCCAGCGACCGGCTGTGGCGGGAGCTCCGGCACGACGCTCCGGAGCTGTTCCACGGAGTCGGCCTGCGGGAGGGCATCCTGCGGGTCTACAGCGACCAGGACGTGCTGGAAGCCCATGTGGAGCGTCAACACTCCCTCACGGACCGGCGCTTCGAGATCCTGTCCGCCGACCGGATCAGCGCCCGCCACCCGGCGCTGGCCGCGGCGCACCGGGCAGGGGCCTTCGTCGGCGGCATCGAGGTGAACGGGTTCACCGTGCAGGTGCACCGGTTCCTCGGCGCCGTGGCCGACGCGGCCGAGCGGGCGGGTGCGGTCTTCCACTGGGGGCGGCCGGTGGACGCCCTCGTCCCGGGCGAGGGCGGCGCGCCGGACGCGATCAGCTGCCGCGACGGCGAGACGGTCCGCGCCGACCACTACGTCCTCTCCACCGGCGCCTACGGGGAGGCGCTGCTGCGCGGCACCGCCTCCGCCGGGCTGATCCACGGCATGGTCGGCGCCTGGCTCACCCTCCCCGATCCCGGCCGGGGGCTGAGGAACTCCCTGAAGATCACCAGGAGCGGGCACACGGCGGCCGACGCCAACGTCACCGTCACCGAGGGGCCGGACGGCCGCTCCTTCCTCACCGTCGGATCGGGGTACGGCTGGACGGGCGCCGACCCGGACAACGTTGATCCGACGCAGCTCGAAGCGCTCTACGCGGCGGTCGAGGACACGGCGTCCTCCTTCTTCCCCGACGCGTTCGACGCGGCCCGCCGATCCGGTCTGCTGGAGCGGAGCAGAAGGTATTGCGTGCGGCCCTGGACCGCTTCGAGCCTTCCGGTCTTCGAGACCGCGAGGACCGCCGGAGGCGGGCTCCTCCTCATCACCGGCGGTCACAACACGGGCGGATTCGCCCAGGCCCCCGTGACCGCCGAGGCGGTGGCCTCGGCCCTTCGCGGGGAAAGCCACCCGATGCACATCGACTATCACCCGAATCGACTCCGTATGTTCTACGGACAAAAGGATGCGAGGCTCCCCGCATGA